A region from the Kribbella shirazensis genome encodes:
- a CDS encoding sensor histidine kinase, whose amino-acid sequence MARAPGLSVRLKLTLSYAGFLMLAGALLLGAVWLFLLRYVPDRLMIVPGSTGGEITGPFPIRSNLLQVFAPRAAAVLGILLIVGLLGGWILAGRMLAPLTRITEATRLTESGSLSHRIELSGPSDEFRELADAFDAMLARLEAHDAEQQRFAANASHELRTPLAITKTLLDVARNNPDRDDGDLVERLRAVNARAIDLTEALLLLSRADQRSFPRERVDLSLLAEEAVETLLPLAEKRGVSIETAGDVSFTCGSQALLLQLTTNLVHNAIVHNLPANGTVWITTRADRDRTVLTVENTGERLGPRVVSTLTEPFQRGTERVHSDHGGVGLGLAIVKSITQAHDGILTLTPRLTETGGLRITVDLPAAH is encoded by the coding sequence ATGGCTAGGGCGCCCGGGCTGAGCGTGCGGCTGAAGCTCACGCTGAGCTACGCCGGCTTCCTGATGCTCGCGGGCGCCTTGCTCCTCGGCGCCGTGTGGCTGTTCCTGCTGCGTTATGTCCCGGACCGCTTGATGATCGTCCCCGGCAGCACCGGCGGGGAGATCACCGGACCGTTCCCCATCCGGTCCAACCTGCTGCAGGTGTTCGCGCCCCGGGCGGCCGCCGTCCTGGGGATCCTGCTGATCGTCGGCCTCCTCGGCGGGTGGATCCTCGCCGGCCGGATGCTCGCCCCGCTGACCCGCATCACCGAGGCCACCCGGCTGACCGAAAGCGGTTCACTCTCGCACCGGATCGAGTTGTCAGGGCCGAGCGACGAGTTCCGGGAACTCGCCGACGCCTTCGACGCCATGCTCGCGCGGCTCGAAGCGCACGACGCAGAGCAACAGCGCTTCGCCGCGAACGCCTCGCACGAACTGCGCACCCCGCTGGCCATCACCAAGACACTGCTCGACGTCGCCCGGAACAACCCGGACCGCGACGACGGCGACCTGGTCGAGCGTCTCCGCGCTGTGAACGCCCGGGCGATCGACCTCACCGAAGCTCTGCTCCTGCTGAGCCGTGCCGACCAGCGGTCCTTCCCGCGCGAACGCGTCGACCTGTCGCTCCTCGCGGAAGAAGCCGTCGAGACCCTCCTGCCGCTCGCGGAGAAGCGCGGTGTCAGCATCGAGACCGCCGGTGACGTGAGCTTCACGTGCGGATCGCAGGCGCTGCTGCTACAGCTGACCACGAACCTCGTCCACAACGCGATCGTGCACAACCTGCCGGCGAACGGCACCGTGTGGATCACGACGCGCGCCGATCGCGACCGTACGGTGCTCACGGTCGAGAACACCGGCGAGAGGCTCGGCCCACGCGTCGTTTCGACCCTGACAGAGCCGTTCCAGCGGGGCACGGAACGCGTTCACAGCGACCACGGGGGCGTCGGTCTCGGTTTGGCGATCGTCAAGAGCATCACGCAGGCCCATGACGGCATCCTGACGCTCACGCCCCGCCTCACCGAGACCGGCGGTCTTCGCATCACGGTCGATCTCCCGGCTGCGCACTGA
- a CDS encoding response regulator, giving the protein MRVLIVEDEPELAGAIRDGLRLEAIAADVAGDGDTALELLSVNSYDIAVLDRDIPGPSGDEIAERIVASGSGMPILMLTAAARMDDKASGFELGADDYLTKPFELQELVLRLRALDRRRAHNRPPVREIAGLRLDPFRREVYRNGRYVALTRKQFAVLEVLVAAEGGIVSAEELLAKAWDENADPFTNAARITVSALRKRLGEPWIIATVTGVGYRIDTGVGGEDGHG; this is encoded by the coding sequence GTGCGTGTACTGATCGTCGAGGACGAGCCCGAGCTGGCGGGCGCGATCCGCGACGGCCTGCGCCTGGAGGCGATCGCGGCCGACGTGGCCGGAGACGGTGACACCGCGCTCGAACTGCTGAGCGTGAACTCCTACGACATCGCCGTTCTCGACCGGGACATCCCCGGCCCGTCCGGTGACGAGATCGCGGAGCGGATCGTTGCCTCCGGCAGCGGTATGCCGATCCTGATGCTGACCGCGGCCGCCCGGATGGACGACAAGGCGTCCGGGTTCGAGCTCGGCGCCGACGACTACCTCACCAAGCCCTTCGAACTGCAGGAGCTGGTGCTGCGGCTCCGGGCGCTGGACCGCCGCCGGGCCCACAACCGGCCGCCGGTCCGGGAGATCGCCGGCCTGCGACTCGATCCGTTCCGCCGCGAGGTCTACCGCAACGGGCGGTACGTCGCCCTCACGCGCAAGCAGTTCGCCGTACTCGAAGTACTGGTCGCGGCGGAAGGCGGCATCGTCAGCGCCGAGGAGCTGCTGGCGAAGGCGTGGGACGAGAACGCGGACCCGTTCACCAACGCCGCGCGCATCACCGTCTCCGCCTTGCGCAAACGGCTCGGCGAACCGTGGATCATCGCGACCGTGACGGGTGTCGGGTACCGGATCGACACAGGCGTCGGGGGCGAGGACGGGCATGGCTAG